In the Variovorax sp. S12S4 genome, one interval contains:
- a CDS encoding GlsB/YeaQ/YmgE family stress response membrane protein, whose product MGIIWTILIGFIAGLVARALLPGKQAMGFILTAVLGIVGSLLATYLGQAMGWYTAGAGAGFIASVLGAIVVLVIYGLVVSRR is encoded by the coding sequence ATGGGAATCATCTGGACCATCCTCATTGGCTTCATCGCCGGACTGGTCGCTCGTGCATTGTTGCCAGGCAAGCAGGCCATGGGTTTCATCCTGACCGCCGTGCTGGGCATCGTCGGCTCTCTGCTTGCCACATATCTCGGGCAAGCGATGGGGTGGTACACCGCAGGGGCAGGCGCTGGGTTCATTGCCTCCGTTCTCGGAGCGATCGTGGTCCTGGTCATTTACGGTTTGGTCGTGAGTCGTCGCTGA
- a CDS encoding hemerythrin domain-containing protein, protein MPTTRAPADACTLLDADHRKVKAMFKDYEALTKSRAASAAQKKRDLANEICMELTIHAQIEEEIFYPALREAIKDTDLLDEAEVEHAGAKDLIAQIQAAAEVDDMFDAKVTVLGEYIDHHVKEERNEIFVKARAARKLDLVGMRDLLTARKEELMGEMAVA, encoded by the coding sequence ATGCCCACGACCCGTGCCCCCGCAGATGCATGCACCCTTCTCGACGCGGATCACCGCAAGGTCAAAGCCATGTTCAAGGACTATGAAGCCTTGACCAAGTCGCGCGCCGCGAGCGCCGCGCAGAAGAAACGCGACCTTGCCAACGAGATCTGCATGGAGTTGACGATTCATGCGCAGATCGAAGAAGAGATCTTCTATCCGGCGCTGCGCGAAGCCATCAAGGACACGGACCTGCTCGATGAGGCCGAGGTGGAACACGCCGGTGCGAAGGACCTGATCGCACAAATCCAGGCGGCGGCGGAAGTGGACGACATGTTCGACGCCAAGGTCACGGTCCTCGGCGAGTACATTGATCACCATGTCAAGGAAGAACGCAACGAGATCTTTGTGAAGGCTCGCGCCGCACGCAAGCTGGACCTGGTTGGCATGCGCGACCTTCTCACGGCGCGCAAGGAAGAACTGATGGGCGAAATGGCCGTCGCCTGA